In Sardina pilchardus chromosome 10, fSarPil1.1, whole genome shotgun sequence, one genomic interval encodes:
- the bbs10 gene encoding Bardet-Biedl syndrome 10 protein: MLTCGIGKDMADAESEYVRSTLAVVSALEAVVVRSFGPNGGVVLFTRDTGEVLLTRQGQNILKSLHLEHPIARMVVDCIQAHCSVTADGSKSFLLLLASLLRRIHAQSKACREIANARARHLAHQLLRFCYDGLDDIIVHQVMPHASSLYSSSYRGDTLEGLVCGYMAGRVGIGQAEVLVPIISQFCRKWNVGKDMAETIRFIHTNFPLLHSTVLGLPIGRSCVQEGFLLGCDWTVLFERKSEEPIRVLVLNESVFAVNEAVSVFESYVCDSHATVRRLCVCAEELDVCVLLSPVKCPDLLLQQARQKRLCVAECVDPPLLDLFCQLSQSRPSPVGRVAIVTSVSRVVLGGHRLGCVGLTPAHSSRSSSEHILHPHTLLLCAPGPGPLDQCVNACQGVFTMLHSVCEAGHSFTVPDQSKNSLTDQSEETPLHPVQSHPSNDKLERSIPPASRPDQWHRFLHAGHVVPVGGVFDVLFHHFLLSSDWVAGPRVRSLLAESVLSVPRTLHSHKPRLFMQFQASLLDKLNTGPSHKPWSGGLESVSCKQQLLASVLQCVCKLLSVDRILHTRSHTLKTSHHEEDDED; this comes from the exons ATGTTGACATGTGGCATTGGCAAAGATATGGCAGATGCTGAAAGTGAGTATGTTCGCTCGACATTGGCTGTAGTGTCTGCGCTTGAGGCAGTCGTGGTGCGCAGTTTTGGACCGAATGGTGGCGTGGTACTATTCACTCGCGACACTGGAGAAGTTTTGCTTACCCGTCAAGGGCAGAATATTCTAAAGTCACTGCATTTGGAACACCCAATTGCCAG AATGGTTGTGGACTGCATTCAAGCACACTGTTCAGTGACAGCGGATGGCTCCAAGTCCTTTCTACTTCTGCTAGCCTCTCTGCTTAGAAGGATCCATGCACAGAGCAAAGCATGCAGGGAAATTGCAAATGCCCGTGCCCGTCACCTGGCCCATCAGCTATTGCGCTTCTGTTATGATGGCCTGGATGACATCATCGTGCATCAGGTGATGCCACATGCCTCCTCACTGTACTCCTCCAGTTACCGTGGTGACACTCTGGAGGGGCTGGTTTGTGGATACATGGCAGGAAGAGTTGGGATTGGTCAGGCTGAAGTTCTCGTACCAATCATCAGTCAGTTTTGCCGGAAATGGAATGTGGGCAAGGACATGGCAGAGACTATCAGATTCATCCACACAAACTTCCCTCTACTGCACTCAACAGTGTTGGGCTTGCCTATTGGTCGGTCATGTGTGCAGGAAGGGTTTCTTCTGGGCTGTGATTGGACGGTGCTTTTTGAGCGTAAGAGTGAGGAGCCGATCAGAGTGCTGGTActgaatgagagtgtgtttgctgtCAACGAAgccgtgagtgtgtttgagagctATGTGTGTGACAGCCATGCGACTGTGcgtcgactgtgtgtgtgtgctgaagagctcgacgtgtgtgtgctcctctctcCGGTGAAGTGCCCcgacctcctcctgcagcaggcTCGCCAGAAGCGGCTCTGTGTGGCAGAGTGTGTGGACCCGCCTCTTCTGGACCTTTTCTGCCAGCTCAGCCAATCACGGCCTTCCCCTGTGGGCCGTGTCGCCATAGTGACATCAGTCAGCCGCGTTGTGTTGGGAGGGCATCGGTTGGGCTGTGTTGGGCTCACACCAGCACACTCTTCTCGCTCGTCCAGCGAGCACatcctacacccacacacacttctgctctGTGCCCCGGGGCCAGGCCCACTGGatcagtgtgtgaatgcatgtcaGGGAGTCTTCACGAtgctgcacagtgtgtgtgaggctggacACTCGTTTACAGTGCCGGACCAGTCTAAGAACTCTCTCACTGACCAATCAGAGGAGACACCACTTCATCCTGTCCAATCACATCCCTCCAACGACAAATTAGAACGATCAATTCCTCCTGCTTCTCGTCCTGACCAATGGCATCGGTTTCTGCATGCTGGGCATGTGGTTCCAGTGGGTGGAGTTTTCGATGTGCTATTTCATCACTTCCTGTTGTCCTCTGATTGGGTAGCTGGGCCTCGGGTACGCAGCTTATTGGCCGAGTCTGTTCTTAGTGTGCCCAGAACACTCCACTCTCACAAACCCCGCCTCTTTATGCAGTTCCAGGCCTCCTTACTGGACAAGCTCAACACTGGCCCCTCCCACAAGCCCTGGTCAGGTGGGCTGGAGAGTGTGTCCTGTAAACAACAGCTTTTAGCCTccgtgctgcagtgtgtgtgcaagctgcTCTCCGTGGACAGAAttttacacacacgctcacacacactaaagacatCACACCATGAGGAGGACGATGAGGATTga
- the si:dkey-30c15.17 gene encoding crystal protein — protein sequence MSAFISMVKLLTMINFGYVSGAAITMETGVSTLAAGTSEKIHAHTPVPEMRRDSQRQLRTGDHQDPYKLIYGHDVTAHNTLTDDVKIIDELSTHDKVSRQVKDSKGSSRSMMFINDLWAESNLIDENSLKTLRGDDKTGDVKLNTELTANEYDAEDHNDLEMDLSLKSAQLETKITKITSTTESGGKSHVGFTRSSNYIESSSFESTDVHHVEINNIESAGHVGGDSVESSDHGGGDSVESLDPVGGDSVESLDHGGGDSVEFDNHARDDSVKYAGHGEGDSVESLDNDGGDSVESSDHGGSDSVESSENAEVNSVEFDHHAQSDSVESAAESEGPVVRVHGGMVRGLTLDKAHVFYGIPYAAPPVGQRRWEPPHPVLPWLQTYNATYPRPACMQACAGEFSQICPPKVSEDCLYLNVFVPRAVNLSLPTETQRPVLVWIHGGDFIAGSASRPLYDGRFMSNYSNTVVVNVEYRLGAFGFLVTGKDPVHSAVGNYGMLDQQAALVWVKNNIRVFAGDPKRVTLVGESAGAQSVALHLMMRSSEFLFSQAAIQSLPFSIPLKTRWDARRLGRDFARMANCSVSDLLCLKSLGVHDVLRAQVKSGAKIVNPFRFLEVFETWGPYIDEVLIEDQPIAAFQKGYWQRDKPVIIGTTSEEGVIFVFGVFTKPVSVLESMAYATAIFKQHTLTVLHKYLPMYLYSDRRTMLSQIVTDFVFMCPSRHSARSGVSLGGSMWMYVFDYTLSDPRAWAGLPFCLGHACHGAELPFLFDSGPVANLTFKPPEALLANRMLCYWGAFAHCGDPNSRRHQSSFCRDQRLPVWPKYTFDNGWPILNLTVPTHAQHGARDHICDFWDNLDIY from the exons ATGTCAGCCTTCATCTCAATGGTAAAGCTACTAACCATGATAAACTTTGGGTATGTGTCTGGAGCCGCCATAACCATGGAAACAGGGGTGAGTACACTCGCTGCTGGGACAAGCgaaaagatacatgcacacactcccgTGCCGGAGATGAGAAGAGACTCTCAACGTCAACTGAGGACTGGTGATCACCAGGATCCATATAAACTCATCTATGGACATGATGTTACAGCCCATAATACATTGACTGATGATGTTAAAATCATAGATGAACTCAGCACTCATGATAAAGTAAGTAGACAAGTCAAAGATAGTAAAGGTTCCAGCAGAAGTATGATGTTCATCAATGACCTCTGGGCTGAATCAAATCTCATTGATGAAAATTCCCTCAAAACTCTGCGAGGAGATGACAAGACGGGTGATGTAAAACTCAATACAGAGTTAACCGCTAATGAATATGATGCAGAGGACCACAATGACTTGGAGATGGATTTATCATTGAAGTCTGCTCAGCTTGAGACTAAAATCACTAAAATCACCAGTACGACAGAGTCCGGTGGGAAAAGCCATGTTGGCTTTACAAGGAGTAGTAATTATATTGAAAGTAGCAGTTTTGAATCCACTGATGTGCATCATGTTGAGATAAACAATATAGAATCTGCTGGCCATGTTGGAGGTGACAGTGTTGAATCTTCAGACCATGGTGGAGGTGACAGTGTGGAATCTTTGGACCCTGTTGGAGGTGACAGTGTTGAATCTTTGGACCATGGTGGAGGTGACAGTGTTGAATTTGACAATCATGCAAGAGATGACAGTGTTAAATATGCTGGCCATGGTGAAGGTGATAGTGTTGAATCTTTGGACAATGATGGAGGTGACAGTGTTGAATCTTCGGATCATGGTGGGAGTGACAGTGTTGAATCTTCGGAAAATGCTGAAGTTAACAGTGTTGAATTTGATCATCATGCGCAAAGTGACAGTGTTGAATCAGCTGCTGAGTCTGAGGGGCCAGTGGTGCGGGTGCATGGGGGCATGGTGCGTGGCCTCACGCTGGACAAAGCTCACGTCTTCTACGGAATCCCATACGCCGCCCCGCCAGTGGGGCAACGACGCTGGGAACCACCTCACCCCGTATTGCCATGGTTACAGACATACAACGCCACCTACCCTCGGCCGGCGTGCATGCAGGCCTGTGCCGGAGAGTTCTCTCAGATCTGTCCACCAAAG GTCAGTGAAGACTGCCTGTACCTGAATGTGTTTGTTCCTCGGGCTGTGAACTTGTCACTGCCGACGGAAACACAGCGGCCAGTTCTGGTGTGGATCCACGGAGGCGACTTCATTGCAGGCTCCGCCTCCCGACCACTCTATGACGGACGCTTCATGAGTAACTATAGCAACACAGTGGTGGTCAATGTGGAGTATCGCTtgg gtgcGTTTGGGTTTCTGGTCACAGGCAAAGACCCAGTGCACTCTGCTGTGGGGAATTATGGGATGTTGGACCAGCAGGCAGCCCTGGTGTGGGTTAAAAACAACATTCGAGTTTTTGCAGGAGATccaaagagg GTGACTTTAGTTGGTGAGAGTGCGGGCGCACAGTCTGTTGCCCTCCATCTGATGATGAGGAGCAGTGAGTTTCTCTTCAGCCAAGCTGCCATCCAGAGCTTGCCATTCTCCATACCACTCAAAACTAG gtgggATGCCAGGAGGCTGGGTCGAGACTTTGCTCGCATGGCAAACTGCTCTGTGTCTGACCTGCTCTGCCTGAAGAGTCTCGGTGTGCACGATGTGCTCCGAGCTCAGGTCAAATCTg GAGCAAAGATAGTGAACCCTTTCCGCTTTCTGGAGGTGTTTGAGACGTGGGGGCCATACATTGATGAGgtgctgattgaagaccagccAATCGCAGCCTTCCAGAAGGGCTACTGGCAGAGGGACAAGCCGGTCATCATTG GGACCACTTCAGAGGAGGGCGTGATCTTTGTGTTTGGGGTCTTCACCAAGCCGGTGTCTGTGTTGGAGAGCATGGCGTACGCCACCGCCATCTTTAAACAGCACACTCTCACCGTCCTGCACAAGTACCTGCCCATGTACCTCTACTCTGACCGCCGCACCATGCTGTCTCAG ATCGTGACGGACTTTGTCTTCATGTGTCCGTCGCGCCACTCGGCGCGGTCAGGGGTATCACTGGGCGGATCCATGTGGATGTACGTGTTCGACTACACCCTATCAGACCCGCGCGCGTGGGCGGGCCTACCGTTCTGCTTGGGCCACGCCTGTCACGGGGCAGAGCTGCCCTTCCTGTTCGACTCCGGCCCTGTGGCCAACCTGACGTTCAAGCCTCCCGAGGCGCTGCTGGCCAATCGAATGCTGTGTTACTGGGGGGCCTTTGCCCACTGTGGCGATCCCAACTCACGCAGACACCAGAGCTCATTCTGCAGGGACCAGAGACTTCCTGTGTGGCCCAAGTACACCTTTGACAATGGCTGGCCCATTCTGAACCTCACTGTCCCAACCCACGCCCAACATGGGGCCAGAGACCACATCTGTGACTTCTGGGACAATCTGGACATTTACTag
- the glipr1b gene encoding glioma pathogenesis-related protein 1b, which translates to MGVCPAVLVSLSALLLLVSSEGLPGITDPQFIQNCVKFHNSHRSQAQPSAKNMLHMTWDEALAKSANAWAKMCKASHNPLLKEARKLHPVFGRVGENIWVGLPVNKFSVEKALNAWKEEKEHYTLQTNKCSKTCGHYTQLMWAKSYKVGCAVNHCTGGVHGFSDSPKAAIFVCNYGDGGNVGGVLPYTEGPSCADCPEGDRCQSKLCSNAARDVVKTYNWSPAETNLNSSSVSLSYWTTATKQRQSLMVLLLATACYM; encoded by the exons ATgggtgtgtgtcctgctgtgcTCGTCTCTCTCTCGGCTCTTCTCCTTCTCGTCTCCTCAGAAGGGCTGCCCGGCATCACCGACCCCCAGTTCATCCAGAACTGTGTGAAATTCCACAACAGCCATCGTTCACAAGCGCAGCCCTCAGCCAAAAACATGCTGCACATG ACGTGGGACGAGGCCTTAGCCAAAAGTGCCAACGCCTGGGCCAAGATGTGTAAGGCATCTCATAATCCTTTGCTGAAGGAGGCTAGGAAGCTGCACCCTGTGTTTGGCAGAGTAGGGGAGAACATCTGGGTGGGCTTGCCAGTGAATAAGTTTTCTGTGGAAAAGGCCCTGAACGCgtggaaagaggagaaagaacaCTACACCCTGCAAACCAACAAATGCAGTAAAACGTGTGGCCATTACACCCAG TTGATGTGGGCTAAGAGCTATAAGGTGGGCTGTGCGGTCAATCACTGTACTGGGGGCGTCCATGGCTTCAGCGACAGTCCTAAGGCAGCCATATTTGTGTGCAACTATGGAGATGG TGGGAATGTGGGAGGAGTCCTCCCTTACACTGAAGGACCATCATGTGCAGACTGCCCTGAGGGAGATCGCTGCCAATCCAAACTCTGCA GTAATGCAGCGAGAGATGTTGTCAAAA CTTATAATTGGTCCCCTGCAGAAACCAACTTAAACTCTTCATCCGTCAGCCTCTCTTATTGGACGACTGCTACGAAACAGAGGCAATCACTGATGGTTTTATTGTTAGCTACTGCCTGTTACATGTAA
- the ighmbp2 gene encoding DNA-binding protein SMUBP-2 translates to MEVEDFVSKTLELLQEEREAEIEETRLLQENVSLKHLQHKGVCLLKLQIGSQRTGLYGRLLIILEPRKSIGPSVLPSNSFGPGDIVGLYDAEGCSQMSQLGTGVVTRVTQSSVAVAFDESQDGLNLDSDGLFNIMKVANDVTYKRLTRALNTLNGYGSGPASHLISVLFGYSQPSELSQPNDLEFYNAGLDKSQREAVTFALKQKDLAVIHGPPGTGKTTTVVEVILQAVKQGSKVLCCAPSNVAVDNLVERLAQNKAKVLRLGHPARLLETIQQYSLDAILARSDATDIIADIRRDMDKALGELKKTRDRGSRAAMKREMGELRKELRAREEDSTKQILKGASVVLATNTGASADGPLKLLPADHFDVVVIDECAQALEASCWVPLLNARKAILAGDYKQLPPTIKSRKAASKGLSLSLMERVVQRYGDVVVRMLTVQYRMHSAIMQWASDQMYQGRLTAHASVEKHLLKDLIGVASVEETSMPLLLIDTAGCGLHEMEDTDEVSKGNQGEADIVAMHIKALTEAGLKAKDIAVIAPYNLQVHLLRQRLSQTHPELEIKSVDGFQGREKEAVVLSLVRSNRKGEVGFLAEDRRINVAVTRARRQLTVVCDSQTVRNHDFLKSLVDYMTEHGEVRTAFEYLEDVVPQNYVRDPKEGSKQPPSAKQKGEGEPSKGKGTEAKGEPGRRHEAGGKPKGRDTQGKAPGSKPGRPGDENQNQNRDPAQEQRKQDDIRQRIQNFLRDAGQTELSFPASLNSHDRLLVHQISEELGLNHESQGEGKDRHITVSRPPAGPQEPQEPSSEGAGEPEPQPDQPADVVTPPDQQGAAAAGGVDLKNLHLERMRREQQKREEKAKLNQQQQQQQRGAIAAAAGNSQQGKKGKGAAKGKNRTKAGATDIAAAATADSDFDALIDAVVKAERVCSFVKCKASVLMLGQLCIHCNRQFCLSHHIPEVHGCGDKAKSHARMRISKEGVLYAGSGQKDKSMDPNKKAYLQRKLDSKLKDMSTQRKTKAKEKEPQR, encoded by the exons atggaggtggaggactTCGTTTCCAAAACGCTGGAGCTCCTTCAGGAGGAGCGAGAAGCTGAAATCGAGGAAACCAG GCTTCTGCAGGAGAATGTCTCCCTAAAGCATCTGCAGCACAAAGGCGTGTGCCTACTGAAGCTGCAGATCGGCAGCCAGCGCACAGGCCTGTATGGCCGCCTGCTCATCATCCTCGAACCCAGGAAGAGTATTGGACCTTCAGTGCTgcccagcaacagctttggtcCAG GTGATATAGTGGGCCTGTATGATGCTGAGGGGTGCAGCCAGATGTCCCAGCTGGGCACAGGAGTGGTGACACGAGTGACCCAGTCTTCCGTCGCCGTGGCTTTTGACGAGTCACAGGATGGCCTCAACCTGGACAGCGACGGACTCTTTAACATCATGAAGGTGGCCAATGATGTCACCTACAAGAGATTGACACG TGCCTTGAATACGCTGAATGGATACGGCAGTGGGCCAGCCTCTCATCTTATCAGTGTTCTCTTTGGCTACTCTCAGCCCTCAGAGCTTTCACAGCCAA ATGATTTAGAGTTTTATAATGCTGGACTGGACAAGTCTCAGCGTGAGGCAGTGACCTTTGCCCTGAAGCAGAAGGACCTGGCGGTCATCCACGGACCCCCTGGGACAGGCAAGACCACCACTGTGGTGGAGGTGATCCTGCAAGCTGTTAAACAAGGGAGCAAG gtgctgtgctgtgccccctCTAACGTGGCGGTGGATAACCTGGTGGAGCGGCTGGCGCAGAACAAGGCCAAGGTGCTGCGGCTGGGCCACCCCGCCCGTCTCCTGGAGACCATCCAGCAGTACTCCCTGGACGCCATCCTCGCCCGCAGCGACGCCACTGACATCATCGCCGACATCCGCAGAGACATGGACAAGGCTTTG GGTGAGCTGAAGAAGACTCGGGACCGAGGCAGCAGGGCGgcgatgaagagagagatgggggagctGAGGAAGGAGCTGAGGGCCAGGGAGGAGGACTCCACCAAGCAGATCCTCAAGGGCGCCAGCGTGGTGCTGGCCAccaacacag GAGCGTCTGCGGATGGGCCGCTGAAGCTGCTGCCAGCGGACCACTTTGACGTGGTGGTGATCGATGAGTGTGCCCAGGCACTGGAGGCCAGCTGCTGGGTCCCGCTGCTCAACGCCCGCAAGGCCATCCTGGCCGGGGACTACAAGCAGCTGCCACCCACCATCAAGTCTCGCAA ggcggCCTCCAAGGGTTTGTCGCTGAGCCTGATGGAGCGGGTCGTCCAGCGGTACGGTGATGTCGTGGTGCGGATGCTGACGGTGCAGTACCGCATGCACAGCGCCATCATGCAGTGGGCCTCGGACCAGATGTACCAGGGCAGGCTGACCGCTCACGCCTCTGTGGAGAAGCACCTGCTCAA GGATCTGATAGGGGTGGCCAGTGTGGAGGAGACCAGCATGCCACTGCTGCTCATAGACACAGCGGGCTGTGGCCTCCATGAGATGGAGGACACCGATGAAGTGTCCAAGGGGAACCAAG GAGAGGCAGATATTGTTGCTATGCATATTAAAGCCTTGACTGAGGCCGGCCTGAAAGCAAAAGACATCGCTGTGATTGCTCCTTACAATCTTCAG GTTCACCTTCTGAGGCAGAGGCTCTCCCAGACGCACCCTGAGCTGGAGATCAAGTCAGTGGACGGGTTccagggcagagagaaagaggccgtGGTGTTGTCCCTGGTCAGATCCAACCGAAAGG GCGAGGTTGGGTTTCTGGCGGAGGACCGAAGAATCAACGTGGCCGTGACTCGAGCGCGGCGCCAGCTCACGGTGGTGTGTGACTCTCAGACGGTGCGGAACCACGACTTCCTCAAGTCGCTGGTGGACTACATGACGGAGCACGGCGAGGTGCGCACCGCCTTCGAGTACCTGGAGGACGTGGTGCCCCAGAACTACGTCCGCGACCCCAAAGAGGGCTCCAAACAGCCCCCGTCAGCTAAGCAGAAGGGCGAAGGGGAGCCGAGCAAGGGGAAGGGGACGGAGGCGAAAGGCGAGCCGGGGAGGAGGCACGAGGCTGGGGGGAAACCCAAAGGAAGGGACACCCAGGGGAAAGCTCCAGGCTCGAAGCCTGGCAGGCCCGGAGACGAGAACCAGAATCAGAACCGAGACCCGGCCCAGGAGCAGAGGAAGCAGGACGACATACGGCAGCGGATCCAGAACTTCCTGCGGGACGCGGGCCAGACGGAGCTGAGCTTCCCCGCGTCCCTGAACTCTCACGACCGCCTGCTCGTCCACCAGATCTCCGAGGAGCTCGGGCTCAACCACGAGAGCCAGGGCGAGGGCAAGGACCGCCACATCACCGTGTCCAGACCGCCGGCCGGGCCTCAGGAACCCCAGGAACCCTCCTCAGAGGGGGCAGGGGAACCAGAACCACAGCCGGACCAACCGGCCGATGTAGTGACTCCTCctgaccagcagggggcagcagctGCAGGTGGTGTGGACCTGAAGAACCTGCACCTGGAGCGCATGAGGAGGGAGCagcagaagagggaggagaaggccaAGCtgaaccagcagcagcagcagcagcagaggggagccatagcagctgcagcagggaACAGCCAGCAGGGCAAGAAGGGGAAGGGAGCAGCCAAGG GTAAGAACCGCACAAAAGCAGGGGCCACAGACATCGCGGCGGCCGCGACCGCGGACAGCGACTTTGACGCACTGATCGACGCGGTGGTGAaggctgagcgtgtgtgtagctTCGTGAAGTGCAAAGCTAGCGTGCTAATGCTAGGACAGCTCTGCATCCACTGCAACAGGCAGTTCTGCCTCAGCCATCACATCCCCGAG GTCCATGGCTGTGGGGACAAGGCCAAGAGCCACGCCCGCATGCGCATCAGCAAAGAGGGGGTGCTGTACGCCGGTAG tggACAGAAGGACAAATCCATGGACCCCAACAAGAAAGCCTACCTGCAGAGGAAACTGGACTCCAAGCTCAAAGACATGTCTACTCAGAGGAAAACTAAAGCCAAAGAGAAAGAGCCTCAACGATGA